One genomic region from Amphiura filiformis unplaced genomic scaffold, Afil_fr2py scaffold_59, whole genome shotgun sequence encodes:
- the LOC140144496 gene encoding uncharacterized protein translates to MVGAIPISNLPYADDAALLKTSVEDIERLATAIDVTGKDLNLKLNVKKTKLAQAEGKEYNITIDREEVEQVNHFKYLGSVKTSNANCTAGGKARIGMAKGRMIELQDLRSDRNLATELKMKVINILVWSVLLHGLGGLD, encoded by the coding sequence ATGGTAGGAGCCATACCGATCTCAAACCTCCCATATGCAGACGACGCAGCACTCCTTAAAACATCAGTAGAGGACATAGAAAGATTGGCAACAGCAATAGATGTAACTGGCAAAGACTTGAATCTCAAACTCAATGTGAAGAAAACAAAACTTGCACAGGCAGAAGGAAAAGAGTACAACATCACAATAGATAGAGAAGAAGTTGAACAGGTCAACCACTTCAAGTATCTGGGCTCGGTGAAAACATCCAATGCAAATTGCACGGCAGGCGGCAAAGCCAGGATTGGAATGGCCAAAGGAAGAATGATTGAACTTCAGGATCTGCGGAGTGATCGGAACCTTGCAACAGAACTGAAAATGAAAGTGATCAATATACTGGTATGGAGTGTACTCCTTCATGGCTTGGGAGGGCTGGACTAA
- the LOC140144498 gene encoding nociceptin receptor-like, which translates to MTMIWNLTEFTGFCSQPDIEIRDLTDPELATRWLYSTADKFIIKVVVPIVSFLGIFGNGTFLYMCIRVKSLRSAPITAYLFSLAICDIAFLVSANVGYTLAIRSRISAKWPMNSSLECSVFSVFTHGWYFVSLGLITLISVERYFAVCHPLKRINVSGRGRITKLVTAVWVLGFGVCLILVPQYANFTYYCVIWPDTADFQDLPNMINDCEPVGNVAVIWGSLLSIVSMVLTMIVNIVMYVRIIVALRNRPSSSVTLKADIIRYQITRTLIANGIIFFICQLPYRLWTLDDLVDRVFENKDILESLEHETLVITVGRASALLNSIINPYLYVFSCEHYRCALVEAFCGNRRSSVPSQERRVQNVSKSIQMSRSTGISTTEPEKVNVV; encoded by the coding sequence ATGACAATGATATGGAATTTGACGGAGTTCACTGGATTCTGTAGTCAACCAGACATTGAGATTCGTGATCTTACGGACCCGGAGCTAGCCACTCGATGGTTATATAGCACTGCCGACAAGTTTATTATCAAAGTAGTTGTACCAATTGTTTCATTTTTAGGAATCTTCGGCAACGGAACTTTCTTATATATGTGTATTCGTGTTAAGTCACTGCGTAGTGCTCCAATTACGGCGTATTTATTTAGTTTAGCCATCTGCGATATTGCATTCCTTGTATCTGCTAATGTGGGGTATACATTGGCTATTAGGTCAAGAATAAGCGCAAAATGGCCCATGAATTCGTCACTGGAATGCTCCGTTTTTTCAGTTTTCACACACGGATGGTATTTTGTATCTCTTGGACTAATAACGCTGATTTCGGTAGAACGCTATTTTGCTGTCTGCCATCCTTTAAAACGCATCAATGTTAGCGGAAGAGGCCGAATTACAAAACTTGTCACTGCTGTTTGGGTTTTGGGGTTTGGTGTGTGCCTCATTCTTGTACCCCAATATGCTAATTTCACCTACTATTGTGTCATATGGCCTGACACGGCAGACTTTCAGGACCTTCCTAACATGATCAATGATTGTGAACCAGTAGGTAATGTTGCCGTTATATGGGGCAGTCTTCTATCCATTGTATCAATGGTGCTTACTATGATTGTAAACATAGTTATGTACGTCAGGATTATTGTGGCTCTTCGCAATCGACCAAGCAGCTCAGTGACGCTCAAAGCCGACATCATTCGCTACCAAATTACACGTACACTCATTGCTAACGGTATCATATTCTTTATCTGTCAATTGCCATACCGGCTCTGGACTCTGGATGATCTTGTCGATCGCGTATTTGAGAATAAAGACATACTTGAATCGTTAGAACATGAAACGCTTGTGATAACTGTAGGACGTGCATCTGCCCTATTGAATTCCATTATCAATCCATATCTGTATGTATTTAGCTGTGAGCATTACAGATGTGCTTTGGTGGAGGCTTTTTGTGGGAACCGGCGAAGTTCTGTTCCAAGCCAAGAACGAAGGGTGCAAAATGTAAGTAAGAGCATACAAATGAGTAGGTCTACTGGAATTTCCACGACGGAACCAGAAAAGGTGAATGTTGTCTAA